Genomic window (Terriglobales bacterium):
GTGCCGGCTTGAAAGAAGAAGATGCTTATCCAGCCGCCCCGCAGGACGCGTACGGTTGGGAAAAGCTTCTTGCCGAAATCCGCTGCACTCATTATCGCGAAGAATATGGCCTTCAAACCCGCGTCGTTCGCTTCCACAACATTTTCGGACCCAAAGGTACCTGGCAGGGAGGACGTGAAAAAGTCCCTGCCGCTTTGTGCCGGAAAATCGCCACTGCCAAACTGTCGGGCTCGAACGAAATTGCAATTTGGGGGGACGGTGAGCAGACCAGATCCTTCTGCTACGTAGACGATTGCATCCTCGGACTCTACAAATTAATGCGCTCCGATTACCCGTATCCGCTTAACCTTGGGCAGGACCGCATGGTTTCCATCAATCAGCTGGCTGACCTCATCGCAGGCATTGCTGGAGTCGCAATAGAGAAGACGCACGTCTCAGGCCCGATAGGCGTGCGTGGCCGCAACTCTGATAACACTCGCGTTCAGCAGATATTAGGTTGGGAACCGAAGGTCTCGCTGGAGGAGGGGTTAGCCCGTACCTACCACTGGATCGAGGAGCAGGTCAGGACCAGTCTCGCTGTTTCACGGATAGGTGCAAACCCGGCACTCAACATAGGCGGTGCTGTCGCACGCTGACGAAGCTTCGGCGCAGCCCACCTGCGCTCCGCCGGCTCTTGAATTCCCGCTTACCAGTTACTTTGGTGCCCAAAGTGCGCCAATTCCTTCCGCTTTTCGCATCGAGTTACTTTAGTGACTTTCTCCCGTTTTCCTATTGAAAATACAATCCTCTTGCGGATGGCCATCCTCCCGACCATGCCACCAATTTGTCGAAAAGTAACCACATCCGCTAGGGAAGCAAAAAAACGGTTTGCCTGAATTCACCATAATGCGGCGTTCCACCCGGATCCGGTGGGAGATTCCTGTCCGCATTAGTACGGTAGATTCCGCCGCTTTTTCGGAAACCTGTGAGACCGTCTCCGTAAATGCCCACGGCTGTGGCCTCATCTCGACCACGCCTCTCGATCGCGGCACCCGCGTCAAGTTGACCGGACTCCCTGAAAACGGGGAAGCGCCGGCGCATGTGGCTGATGTCGTGCCCTTGGGCGAAGAACGCTCCTGGCTACTCGGCATTCAGCTGGAACGGCCGGCCAATATTTGGGGTGTAAAAGATCCGCCAGAAGATTGGAAAATTGCCATCGCCGACTTTCAAGTTTCGCCGGCTGGTAATGGTGCGAATCAATCAGCTCCTGCCGCATTCGCCGCCGCCGCCGCAGCAACCAGCCCGACTAATGCCAGTCGCACACCCGCCTTATCGGGTTCCTTGACCATCGTCGAACCTGAAGCTCCAGAACTGGCCATCGCCCCGGGTCTGGGCTTTTCTCAGGGCGCGCAGCGCCAAGCGGACGCCGCGTTTACCTCCGATCGCGAGGCCAATCCTGTTCTGACAGAATTCGAATTGAAGATGCGGCAGCGCGCCAGCTCCCTCTTGCAGGAGTTCGAGCAGGCTTGTCGCAAACTCGAAGGCGATAAGAAGTCCTCTGGCGAACCGGTTCGCCAACTACGCGGACGTGATTGGGAGGAGCTCCGGCAACAAGCCCAGGCGCAGCTCAAGGGGGTGATCGCTCAGCTCGAAGCTGAGATGGACGTCAAAGTCGAGAGCTGGCGTCAGGAAATGGCCGCTTCCGAGGCTAAGCTCAAAACCATCACTCAACTTCAACAGGACTTGCAGGCCAAACTGGATGACTTTGCGCAACAGGCGCAGAAACAGGCCGCCCATCCCGATGAGCCGCTGGCAGATCTTTTGGAACCTGATCAGCCAAGCGCGTCCTCAGCAGCCACCACACAGGCTTTGGCCGCTCAGGCAGAAGAAATCAAGCAATTGCAGCAATGGATGCACTCCTTGGTTGAGCTCGTCCCCAAGACGATGGAACAACAAGTCCGGGACTTCGGGATCGCCGCGGAAGAACGCCTGCGCAGCCACACCGACGAGCAGGTCGTTCGTATCGAGGACCAATTGCGGCGCTTCCAGGGGCAGTTGGAGGACGTTGCTTCTCAACAGAATCAGCCTAAAGCTCCCGAGCCTCTGCCAGGACTGCCTCAATTATCGCCCGAAGAGGTTACCAGGCTTAAGGAGCAGCAAGGCCTGGTTTCTGCCCAGCTCGAAGAACTGAAGCAAACCTGCGATTGGGTGCAGTCGGTGATGCAAACCCTCCCGCAAACTGTGCAGCAGCAGGTTGAGAAAGCAGCCGTTGCCGCCCAGGAAGCTCTCCACGGTCAGGCTGATCAAGAGGTCGCCCGCGTTCAACAGGCCCTTGTCCAGCTTGAGGAACTAAAGCAAACCCGCGAGTGGGTGCAGTCGGTGATGCAAACC
Coding sequences:
- a CDS encoding NAD-dependent epimerase/dehydratase family protein yields the protein AGLKEEDAYPAAPQDAYGWEKLLAEIRCTHYREEYGLQTRVVRFHNIFGPKGTWQGGREKVPAALCRKIATAKLSGSNEIAIWGDGEQTRSFCYVDDCILGLYKLMRSDYPYPLNLGQDRMVSINQLADLIAGIAGVAIEKTHVSGPIGVRGRNSDNTRVQQILGWEPKVSLEEGLARTYHWIEEQVRTSLAVSRIGANPALNIGGAVAR